A single Cyprinus carpio isolate SPL01 chromosome A6, ASM1834038v1, whole genome shotgun sequence DNA region contains:
- the LOC109084427 gene encoding prohibitin-2-like: MANKEPNRLLQNLKDLAGRMSSGSKGAGLGLKLLIGAGALAYGVKEATYTVEGGQRAIVFNRIGGMQMDTVLSEGLHFRIPWFQYPIIYDIRAKPRKISSLTGSKDLQMVNIALRVLSRPVASNLPVLYQQLGKDYDERVLPSIVNEVLKSVVAKFNASQLITQRAQVSLLIRRDLFERAKDFNIILDDVAITELSFSREYTAAVEAKQVAQQEAQRAQFFVEKAKQEQRQKIIQAEGEAQAAKMLGEAVTKNPGYLKLRRIRAAQNIAKTVAASQNRVYLSADSLVLNLQDDSFNNLSLGKK; the protein is encoded by the exons ATGGCGAATAAAGAGCCTAAC AGGTTGCTCCAGAACCTGAAGGATCTCGCCGGACGCATGTCCTCTGGCTCAAAGGGTGCTGGACTCGGACTGAAGTTATTAATTGGAGCAGGAGCACTTGCTTATGGAGTCAAAGAGGCCACATATACAG TGGAGGGTGGTCAGCGAGCAATTGTCTTTAATAGAATTGGAGGGATGCAGATGGACACAGTCCTCTCTGAGGGTCTCCACTTCAG GATCCCATGGTTTCAGTATCCAATCATATATGATATCAGAGCCAAACCAAGAAAAATATCATCTTTAACAGGAAGCAAAG ACCTGCAGATGGTGAACATCGCACTGCGTGTGCTGTCACGACCTGTGGCTTCCAACCTTCCTGTCTTATACCAGCAGCTGGGGAAGGACTACGATGAGCGTGTGCTGCCATCCATTGTAAATGAAGTTCTGAAGAGTGTGGTCGccaaatttaatgcatcccaaCTAATTACGCAAAGAGCCCAG GTCTCTCTACTCATCCGACGGGATCTCTTTGAACGCGCTAAGGACTTCAACATTATTCTCGACGATGTGGCCATCACAGAGTTGAGCTTCAGCAGGGAGTACACAGCAGCTGTGGAGGCCAAACAAGTTG CCCAGCAGGAGGCACAAAGAGCTCAGTTCTTTGTGGAGAAAGCAAAACAAGAACAGAGGCAAAAAATCATCCAAGCTGAAGGAGAGGCCCAGGCAGCCAAAATG TTAGGGGAGGCAGTCACAAAGAACCCTGGATACCTTAAACTCAGAAGAATCAGAGCAGCGCAGAACATTGCCAAAACG GTGGCGGCTTCACAGAACAGGGTTTACTTGAGCGCAGATAGTTTGGTTCTGAATCTACAGGACGACTCTTTTAACAA TTTGTCTCTTGGAAAGAAGTAA